Below is a window of Triticum urartu cultivar G1812 unplaced genomic scaffold, Tu2.1 TuUngrouped_contig_4969, whole genome shotgun sequence DNA.
TGCTTGCAAATTTTCATCCTCAAATAACATTTGTGGAAGTCATagtaaaaaaagaaagaaaaacaacacTCCAAAATGTTTTCGAAAATAGCATGTTTTGGTGTATTGATTTTGTTTCCTTCCCacgatttttttttcaaaaatctgGATTTTTTGGGTGCAAACTTTGACAAATGTTCTCGGTGCTTGCAAATTTTCATCCTCAAATAACATTCGTGGAAGTCATAgtaaaaaaaagaaagaaaaacaacacTCCAAAATGTTTTCGAAAATAGCATGTTTTGGTGTATTGATTTTGTTTCCTTACCACGACTTCCACGAATGTTATTTCAGAATGAAAAATTGCAAGCACTGAGAACATTtgtcaaagtttgcaccaaaaaaattcaaaattttgtGTTTTTTAAACTATTTTTTTACTGTTTGTTAGGGAGCATATGAGCTCGGGACTAGATACTCCACGTCCATTCAAACACTCTATTCCGATTTCAAGATTAGGCACTTAGCCTCAAGTTTGCCCAACCTTCACAAAAGTTCTGACAATGCCACTGGCACCGTGGAAGGGTGTCACACTACCAAGATAAACGCAAAAAAAAAATCTTACACCTACGGTGAACCTATGTAAGTTTTACAAATCTTTACAAATTAAAATCAAATCACCACCGGAACACCGTAGATGTCGAGTTTCCAAGGTTCCCCGAGTTCCTTTTATCGGGAGCTCGGCAGTGTAAGGTGGCTGCCGAGTTTACAGGGAATTGAACTCTGTAGTGCCACAAAACTCGCAAATATCACTGTGTGCCCGGTGCCCGTAAAAAGGGACTTGACGACAAGGAGAAACTCGACGATGTCGCACATTGGCCAAGTTTTGCATGTTAGAAACTGGGCAGTGCCCTAACAGGTGGGCCCCACCAATGACTAGGCGACGGAGATGTGACGACGGTCTATGTTTACTGGGTTTGCGCTAACAAAAAGACAACAatgttttttcctttttattttttactACAGAATTTCAGGGGTCACGTCAATGCCGAGCTCCCGTGGAGAAAAACTCGGCAAAGATCTGGCAGGTGGGCCCACGGGAAACGGGGCAATGGCTATTGGACGGTTGGGATTCCTATGCCGAGTTCTGAACTCAGCAAAGCACTGACCTTTCGTCTACCCCACACATATAAGCATGGgcacacatctccctcctccgcCTCACGTCGAAAAAGTTATACCACAAATATTCCTTCACTTGCTAAGCTACATGTCTGAATTTGACTGCATCCCAACATTTGTCTGAATTTTTGTTACTGCATTCTAAGGTCTGTCCGAATTCAACATAGTTATAAATGGTATTGAGCAAATGTACATTTACATGTTTTGGCCGACTACACAACACAACCGCACAAAGTGCTGATCATCCTCTATTCTGAATAAGCTACATCAGTAAGTACATTGGCACATAATTTTTTAGAGAATCTAATGTAAGTAATTGACAGAGCATGTTATTTCATTTACAACTTCCGTTATTCCTCCAGGTGTTGAATGCATCTTTCTGTCATGATGCTTCAGTATTGCTCATCGCCCGTGGTAGCATGTTATTATCAGATGAGCTACCATGCAATTTTGATAGCCTTCTTGGCAGCAAAGAATTAAAGGTTGGATCAGATCTGACCAGGGCAGAGTATAAATTCTTTGTATATCGTTATGTTCTGAGATCGATATGTGCAGGAGAGGGGCTTTACTAGCACACGGTTTGTCCTAACCATGCGTATCAGCTCCATATATGGCATGGTAGCTTATTCCGTGCTGGGAGGGCATGTGCCGATGTACTCAAAACCGACGACGAGGAATGCTAGGCCTTGAATGAAGAGGTAGATGTAGTACCCTTTGTTTGCGTAAAGCACGTCGTAGCAACCACATATAATTATGCAGGTTCCAACAAAAATCTCTGAGCAGTTGTACCTGATAAAAGAACACACAAATCAGGCATTATTTGACAAAACTAGAAAACTTTCAAATCGGTAGTTTATATACAGTAAACCAAAGTAGTATATATCAGAATGCATTAGCGTCGAGACAATAGACTTTGCTTACTTGTCCCATAATCGTGTTCGCCTCTTCTCAAGCTTTGGTACTAGGGGCGTCGTTAGGTCGACATCTATCACTTGCACATCATCTAATCCTTCCATGGCAGGCTCTGTCTTGTTGGCATCTCCCAATTTCTCAGTGACCACCCACTCATTGACTCGTCTAGCGTCGAGAAGACCAGTTATTGTGGCCTTTATCCGGTGCAACGACATCACATTCTCAAAGAGGACCCAGAGGATCACCAGATGAAATGAACTGAAAGAGTGGCTTTCTGGTGTTAACTTAATGTAATAAACATTACAACTGTCGTTCGATCTTAAGGTGTGTGTTACCTTGGTGATCCAAGAGCCTTGCAGAGGGTGATAACAGTTGGAACGTAGACCACGCCCCAGAGAGGTATCTGAATCTCAGGGAAGAAAACGGACACCGGGATCGCAAAGCAATAGTAGATGAATGTCACTGTATGAGCAGTGATCTTCCCAACAAAGAAGAAGTCATACAACAGGTGGAGTTTGCTCCAAAACGACACTTTCTGCACAGAGTAAATTAAATTTCAGGCAACAAGATGTTGTGTGTGGTGATGCATCCTTACATATCAAATAAATACAGACCTTGTTATGTAGAATCTCTACCAACATTTTCTTGAACAGGTTTGCTGGTCCACATGACCACCTGTGCTGTTGAAATCGGTATGCCTTGAATGTGCTTGGGAGCTCACTCTTGACCTAA
It encodes the following:
- the LOC125528585 gene encoding probable glucomannan 4-beta-mannosyltransferase 11, with amino-acid sequence MYNEREVYKVSIGAACALEWPSDRMVIQVLDDSTDPVVKDLVKIECQRWKSKGVNIRYEVRQNRKGYKAGALKEGLMRDYVRECEFIAMFDADFQPESDFLLRTIPFLVHNPDIALVQARWKFVNSDECLLTRFQEMSLDYHFKFEQEAGSIVYSFFGFNGTAGVWRISAINDAGGWKERTTVEDMDLAVRTALLGLKFVYVGAVKVKSELPSTFKAYRFQQHRWSCGPANLFKKMLVEILHNKKVSFWSKLHLLYDFFFVGKITAHTVTFIYYCFAIPVSVFFPEIQIPLWGVVYVPTVITLCKALGSPSSFHLVILWVLFENVMSLHRIKATITGLLDARRVNEWVVTEKLGDANKTEPAMEGLDDVQVIDVDLTTPLVPKLEKRRTRLWDKYNCSEIFVGTCIIICGCYDVLYANKGYYIYLFIQGLAFLVVGFEYIGTCPPSTE